The following proteins are co-located in the Sporosarcina pasteurii genome:
- the pepF gene encoding oligoendopeptidase F, with the protein MSTESTNRVLTRDEVNVEETWRLEDIFATDAEWEHEYSEVEKYSEQGQTYKGTLENGAEALLEALTYRDTLMQRLRRLNVYAHLKTDQDTTNSFYQAMDGRIKTLVVKVSTTLSFFLPELLSIDEATLNSWVEEHDGLKLYKQEIEELNKMRPHVLPAEQEALLAQLSEVTGNPSETFSMLNNADLTFPKIKNEDGEEVELSHGRYIGFLESHKPSVREEAFKAMFSKYDEFKNTFASTLSGNVKGNNVNARIRNYSSAREAAMSNNHIPEQVYENLVSTINKNVHLLQRYVALRKKVFELDELHMWDMYAPLVQDANMKYTYEEATQTMLESFHPLGEEYVSIVKEGLDNRWVDVRENVGKRSGAYSSGTYGTNPYILMNWHDNASNLFTLAHEFGHSVHSYYSRKYQPYVYSGYSIFVAEVASTVNEAILNDHLLKTIDDEQKRIYLLNYWLDGFRGTVFRQTMFAEFEHLIHQLDQQGVALTAEKLTEEYYALNKKYFGDDIVVDEEIGLEWARIPHFYYNYYVYQYATGYSAAVALSNQILSEGEPAVDRYINNFLKAGSSDYPIEVLKKAGVDMTTAEPIEEACRVFEEKLNELETLLLNK; encoded by the coding sequence ATGTCAACGGAATCAACAAACAGGGTTCTCACTCGTGATGAAGTGAATGTAGAAGAGACTTGGCGTTTGGAAGATATTTTTGCAACGGACGCTGAATGGGAACATGAATATAGCGAAGTAGAAAAGTATTCAGAACAAGGACAGACTTATAAAGGAACATTGGAGAACGGTGCAGAGGCACTATTAGAGGCGTTAACGTATCGTGATACACTAATGCAAAGATTGCGCCGTCTGAATGTCTACGCACATTTAAAGACAGACCAAGATACAACGAATAGCTTTTATCAAGCGATGGATGGACGTATTAAAACGCTTGTTGTGAAAGTGTCCACTACGTTGTCCTTCTTTTTGCCTGAATTGCTTTCAATTGATGAAGCGACATTAAATAGCTGGGTAGAAGAACATGACGGACTTAAATTGTATAAGCAAGAGATTGAAGAATTGAATAAAATGCGTCCTCACGTCTTACCGGCGGAGCAGGAAGCACTGCTTGCTCAATTATCGGAAGTAACGGGGAATCCATCTGAAACGTTTAGTATGTTAAATAATGCAGACTTAACTTTCCCAAAAATTAAAAATGAAGATGGAGAAGAAGTTGAATTATCCCATGGCCGTTATATCGGCTTTTTAGAGAGTCACAAGCCTAGCGTTCGAGAGGAAGCTTTTAAAGCAATGTTTTCGAAGTATGATGAATTTAAAAATACGTTTGCCTCTACATTATCTGGAAATGTGAAAGGGAATAACGTGAACGCACGCATACGTAATTATTCATCCGCACGTGAGGCGGCAATGTCGAACAACCATATTCCTGAGCAAGTCTATGAAAATTTAGTATCAACAATTAATAAAAATGTTCATTTGCTCCAACGATATGTTGCATTGCGTAAAAAAGTATTTGAACTAGACGAGCTTCATATGTGGGACATGTACGCACCACTTGTTCAAGACGCGAACATGAAATATACGTATGAAGAAGCTACACAAACCATGCTGGAGAGTTTCCACCCACTTGGTGAAGAATATGTATCGATTGTGAAGGAAGGACTTGACAATCGCTGGGTAGACGTCCGTGAAAATGTTGGGAAACGTTCAGGTGCTTATTCTTCTGGGACATATGGTACAAATCCATATATTTTAATGAACTGGCATGATAATGCTAGTAATTTGTTTACATTAGCGCACGAGTTTGGGCATAGTGTGCATAGTTATTATTCAAGAAAATACCAACCATACGTTTACAGCGGCTATTCTATTTTTGTTGCTGAGGTTGCCTCTACGGTGAACGAAGCCATTTTAAACGATCATTTGTTAAAGACAATAGATGATGAGCAAAAAAGAATATACTTGTTGAATTATTGGTTGGATGGTTTCCGTGGTACAGTATTCCGCCAAACGATGTTTGCAGAGTTTGAACATTTAATTCATCAATTGGACCAGCAAGGTGTTGCTTTGACGGCGGAAAAACTAACTGAAGAGTACTATGCGCTTAATAAGAAGTACTTTGGTGATGACATTGTTGTGGATGAAGAAATTGGGCTAGAGTGGGCGCGAATTCCTCATTTCTACTATAATTATTATGTATATCAATATGCGACTGGCTATAGTGCTGCTGTGGCACTAAGTAACCAAATTCTATCAGAAGGAGAGCCGGCGGTGGATCGTTATATTAATAACTTCCTAAAAGCAGGATCTTCAGATTATCCGATTGAAGTGTTGAAGAAAGCGGGCGTTGATATGACAACTGCCGAACCAATTGAAGAAGCTTGTCGCGTGTTTGAGGAAAAGTTGAACGAATTAGAAACCCTCTTGTTGAACAAATAA
- a CDS encoding competence protein CoiA, whose product MAKMTEGKYFTLTGSMKRNELRALRKREVFFCPQCNEKVLLKVGDIVIPHFAHQQDSVCRSMFSEGESTEHLLGKQQLYEFLQQIKHLDVRLEPYFKKLAQRPDVLVTTTSEVIPIEFQCSQIPLRQIAERTKGYMSAGMNPIWILRTPHKLQKLPQGITTYSLSQFEERFLTDTSEGLVFLTYEPYTKKFHYLSSLLHVSGRQFIGKHRVLSLDKQCFPFVRPKPLTREEIQNYYTLHSSLRNKYLKSRIFYNRKGIHNAFLRMCYELKLIPSELPAWIGVPIAFKNIFTEHAAEWQLAFLHFVEMKNLNLRQVTLKHIHEFAHRYGKPEEDAVEACEQYLKFLFSIGVQSVHDFEKIKDVQYFEVLFTQYLQREMKIEKI is encoded by the coding sequence ATGGCCAAAATGACCGAAGGAAAATATTTTACGCTTACAGGTTCAATGAAGCGAAATGAATTAAGAGCGTTGCGTAAGCGAGAAGTTTTTTTCTGTCCGCAATGTAATGAAAAAGTTTTATTGAAAGTGGGTGATATCGTTATTCCTCATTTTGCTCATCAGCAAGACAGTGTATGTCGATCTATGTTTTCTGAAGGGGAATCAACGGAACACCTACTAGGTAAGCAACAGTTATATGAATTCTTACAGCAAATCAAACATTTAGATGTACGACTAGAGCCGTATTTCAAAAAATTAGCCCAGCGTCCAGATGTATTGGTTACCACAACGTCAGAAGTGATTCCTATTGAATTTCAGTGTAGCCAAATCCCGCTACGCCAAATTGCCGAAAGAACGAAAGGGTATATGAGTGCAGGTATGAATCCTATATGGATTCTACGCACACCACACAAACTTCAAAAACTTCCCCAAGGGATAACGACTTATTCATTATCTCAATTTGAAGAAAGATTTCTCACTGACACTTCTGAAGGACTTGTTTTCCTCACCTATGAACCTTACACTAAAAAATTCCATTATTTAAGTTCACTTCTTCATGTTTCAGGTAGACAGTTTATAGGAAAGCACCGTGTCCTTTCATTGGATAAGCAATGCTTTCCTTTTGTGAGACCAAAGCCGCTAACTAGGGAAGAAATCCAAAATTATTACACGTTGCATTCCTCATTAAGAAACAAGTATTTGAAATCTCGTATTTTTTATAATCGAAAAGGGATCCATAACGCATTTCTCCGAATGTGCTATGAATTAAAGTTAATTCCTAGCGAATTGCCGGCATGGATTGGCGTTCCTATCGCTTTTAAAAATATATTTACAGAACATGCTGCTGAATGGCAACTTGCATTTTTGCATTTTGTTGAAATGAAAAACTTGAATCTCCGTCAGGTTACGTTAAAACATATACATGAATTTGCGCATCGGTATGGGAAACCGGAAGAGGATGCAGTAGAAGCTTGTGAACAGTACTTAAAATTTTTATTTTCAATTGGTGTGCAATCAGTCCATGATTTTGAAAAGATAAAGGACGTTCAGTATTTTGAAGTTCTTTTTACGCAATACTTGCAAAGGGAAATGAAAATTGAGAAAATATAA
- the mecA gene encoding adaptor protein MecA — translation MEIERINEDTVKFFLSYVDIEERGFTREEVWNNREKSEELFWDMMDEINEQSEFAVEGPLWIQVHAKNDGIEVTVTRALANDGQMIESPFYDEDPSQLFQEQDDGTFEDIEDILKNGLNKENDWLENTFVFNDFEDVISITSRMHDYEAHTSLYAYESKYYLHVKYDVEEMDNKQKTNMFSVLSEFAKPDKITIHILQEYGKVIFESDVFSQIEKYF, via the coding sequence ATGGAAATAGAACGTATTAATGAGGATACAGTGAAGTTTTTTCTATCATATGTCGACATAGAAGAACGCGGATTTACTCGTGAAGAAGTTTGGAATAATCGCGAGAAAAGTGAAGAACTGTTTTGGGATATGATGGATGAAATAAACGAGCAGTCTGAATTTGCAGTAGAAGGGCCACTTTGGATTCAAGTTCATGCAAAAAACGATGGAATAGAAGTAACAGTCACCCGTGCACTGGCAAACGATGGTCAAATGATAGAATCTCCGTTTTACGATGAGGATCCCAGTCAATTATTTCAAGAGCAAGATGACGGAACCTTTGAGGATATTGAAGATATTTTGAAAAACGGGTTAAATAAAGAGAATGACTGGCTTGAAAATACTTTTGTCTTCAATGATTTCGAAGATGTCATCAGTATTACTAGCCGTATGCATGACTACGAAGCACATACGTCATTATATGCATATGAATCTAAATATTATTTGCATGTTAAGTATGACGTTGAGGAAATGGACAATAAACAAAAAACAAATATGTTTAGCGTTCTTTCCGAATTCGCTAAGCCGGATAAAATAACAATTCATATTCTGCAAGAATATGGTAAAGTGATTTTTGAATCGGATGTATTTTCGCAAATTGAAAAATATTTTTAA
- the spxA gene encoding transcriptional regulator SpxA, which yields MVTLFTSPSCTSCRKAKAWLEEHEIPYTERNIFSEPLNIDEIKEILRMTEDGTDEIISTRSKIYQKLNVDVESLPLQRLYELIQEHPGLLRRPIILDEKRLQVGYNEDEIRRFLPRKVRAYQLLEARRMVN from the coding sequence ATGGTAACATTATTTACATCACCGAGCTGTACGTCATGCCGAAAAGCAAAAGCATGGCTGGAGGAACATGAAATTCCGTATACCGAACGAAATATTTTCTCCGAACCTTTGAATATCGATGAAATAAAAGAAATACTGCGTATGACTGAGGATGGGACAGATGAAATTATTTCAACCCGTTCAAAGATTTACCAAAAACTAAACGTAGATGTTGAAAGTTTACCGCTACAACGTCTTTATGAGTTAATTCAGGAGCATCCGGGTCTCTTAAGAAGACCAATCATTCTAGATGAAAAGAGACTTCAAGTAGGATATAATGAAGATGAAATCCGACGGTTCCTCCCGCGAAAAGTAAGGGCTTACCAGTTACTAGAAGCACGACGTATGGTTAACTAA